From Gemmatimonadaceae bacterium, the proteins below share one genomic window:
- a CDS encoding peroxidase, which translates to MKPMFLTEVEQAEPKGAYSGTIAEMRAAGLPVPQIMHLFAFKPDRTEHLSAFTQGVMRGPSPLAPGFRELIAAFTSRRNDCLF; encoded by the coding sequence ATGAAGCCGATGTTCCTTACTGAAGTCGAGCAGGCGGAGCCGAAGGGCGCTTACTCCGGCACGATCGCTGAAATGCGGGCGGCAGGTCTCCCCGTGCCGCAGATCATGCACCTGTTTGCGTTCAAGCCGGACCGCACGGAACATCTTTCCGCGTTTACTCAAGGCGTGATGCGCGGTCCCTCTCCTCTCGCACCGGGATTTAGGGAGCTGATCGCGGCATTCACCTCGCGCCGGAACGATTGCCTCTTCTGA
- a CDS encoding Gfo/Idh/MocA family oxidoreductase yields MTPQQFDSSDQRGSIRVGLIGYGLAGAVFHAPLIAATQGLRLAAVVTGNAERREAARRSHPGAGLFGTPAQLWEHAADLDLVVVASPNRTHVPLALAALAAGLHVVVDKPLAPTAAEGRRLTNEAREQRLMLTVFHNRRWDGDFLTLRRLLREGALGEPLRFESRFERWRSVPKPGWRELGAPEEAGGLLYDLGCHLIDQALVLFGPGSHVYAELDRRRSSVEVDDDSFVALTHASGVRSHLFMSAVAAQGGPRIRLLGSRAAYVKHGLDVQEAMLRRDWRFDPTGSTQELRDSSGQLGSGDAVVTIPTETGAYHRFYEGVVASLRDGGPPPVDPADAVAGLEIIEAARRSAAERRVITVSGGSTS; encoded by the coding sequence CTGACGCCTCAGCAATTTGATTCTTCGGATCAGCGCGGATCGATTCGCGTTGGCCTGATCGGGTACGGGCTCGCGGGCGCCGTCTTTCATGCTCCGTTGATCGCGGCGACCCAGGGACTGCGCCTCGCCGCAGTGGTGACCGGGAATGCCGAACGGCGGGAAGCAGCGCGGCGCTCGCACCCGGGGGCCGGCCTCTTCGGCACTCCGGCACAACTTTGGGAGCATGCCGCGGACCTCGACCTGGTCGTCGTCGCCTCGCCGAATCGTACGCACGTGCCCCTGGCGCTGGCCGCGCTCGCCGCCGGACTGCACGTCGTCGTCGACAAGCCGCTCGCTCCGACGGCCGCCGAAGGCCGGCGGCTCACCAATGAAGCTCGCGAGCAGCGACTCATGCTCACCGTATTTCATAACCGGCGGTGGGACGGCGACTTCCTCACACTACGCCGGCTGCTGCGCGAAGGCGCGCTCGGCGAGCCCCTCCGGTTCGAGTCGCGGTTCGAGCGCTGGCGTTCCGTTCCCAAACCGGGGTGGCGCGAGCTCGGCGCGCCGGAGGAAGCGGGGGGGCTCCTCTACGATTTAGGCTGCCACCTCATCGACCAGGCACTCGTTCTCTTCGGCCCCGGGAGTCATGTCTATGCCGAGTTGGATCGCCGCCGATCATCGGTCGAAGTCGACGACGACAGCTTCGTGGCGCTGACCCACGCCTCTGGTGTGCGCTCTCATCTGTTCATGAGCGCCGTTGCCGCTCAAGGCGGCCCGCGCATTCGCCTCCTCGGCAGCCGGGCGGCATACGTCAAGCATGGGCTCGACGTTCAGGAAGCCATGCTCCGAAGGGATTGGCGGTTTGATCCCACCGGGTCGACGCAGGAGCTCCGCGACAGCAGCGGACAGTTGGGAAGCGGCGATGCGGTCGTTACGATCCCGACCGAGACAGGAGCGTATCACCGGTTCTATGAGGGAGTTGTCGCGTCACTCCGCGACGGCGGGCCGCCGCCGGTGGATCCTGCTGACGCGGTTGCCGGACTGGAGATAATAGAGGCAGCCCGGCGCTCCGCAGCCGAACGACGCGTTATCACTGTTTCGGGAGGATCGACGTCGTGA
- a CDS encoding DUF1080 domain-containing protein, which produces MSDGWTALFDGSGLDHWRGYHREDLPSGWRVEDSVLAFVPGADGGDIVSRDQYGDFELTLEWRISEGGNSGIFYRAAEQRDNVWETGPEMQVLDNARHVDGRSPLTSAGANYGLYAPTVDVTRPPGEWNEARIVARGPHVEHWLNGRELLEYEQGSPEWQERVRQSKFATMPEYGRQLRGHIALQDHGDRVWYRNIRIRRLGEPAADTAP; this is translated from the coding sequence ATGAGCGACGGGTGGACGGCCTTGTTCGATGGCAGCGGCCTCGATCACTGGCGCGGATACCACCGCGAGGACCTGCCGTCGGGCTGGCGTGTGGAGGACAGCGTGCTCGCTTTCGTTCCGGGCGCGGACGGCGGCGACATAGTGTCACGCGACCAGTACGGTGACTTCGAGCTCACACTTGAGTGGCGCATCTCGGAAGGCGGCAACAGCGGAATATTTTACCGGGCTGCCGAACAACGTGACAACGTGTGGGAGACGGGTCCCGAGATGCAGGTGCTGGACAACGCGCGTCACGTGGATGGCCGCAGTCCGCTGACATCGGCCGGCGCCAACTATGGGCTGTACGCGCCCACGGTGGACGTGACCAGGCCGCCAGGCGAGTGGAACGAAGCCCGCATCGTCGCGCGCGGGCCGCACGTGGAGCACTGGCTCAACGGCCGGGAGCTCCTCGAGTACGAGCAGGGAAGCCCGGAGTGGCAGGAGCGGGTGCGCCAGAGCAAGTTCGCCACGATGCCGGAGTATGGGCGGCAGCTGCGCGGGCACATCGCGCTGCAGGATCACGGCGACCGCGTGTGGTACCGCAACATCCGCATCCGGCGGCTCGGTGAGCCGGCGGCCGACACCGCTCCCTGA